Proteins found in one Miscanthus floridulus cultivar M001 chromosome 4, ASM1932011v1, whole genome shotgun sequence genomic segment:
- the LOC136548032 gene encoding protein FAR1-RELATED SEQUENCE 5-like → MAPPAPSSQLPRRRAWPPPEEMPGLDSLLKNNEIVRKMEEGFSVRKSYCEWGNGHNERTLRKFVCSSEGFHEEKELKREIKKRKPRNITRVGCPAKFVIARDQNTGQWYVKDFIYEHNHPMAERDLACLLRSHRRISDEPKADIVAMQISEIRKHQIIDIMEIQYGGYDKVGFTTRDWYNFCHHNKVETVAAGGAQTVISNLIECRRRDPDFFFDYKTNEKGHLKGLLWCDSQCRLDYATFGDVVVFDSTYKMNRYNLPLDPFVGRAIGLVWPNSSHRLCIWNIEQNIMRNLHNDGVKDGFRYFLYEYCSIEEIERKWLEFLDKHNIIDKESWLYQIYERREICNEANLDFQASNYLPCLEPDASITEKEAAKLFTPTVFATVQFSIKAAKKCFAREILDGYDTIKYIVGWDDKGDGEYHV, encoded by the exons ATGGCCCCGCCGGCGCCGTCATCGCAGCTGCCGAGGAGACGTGCTTGGCCCCCGCCA GAGGAAATGCCGGGTCTTGATTCTTTGCTAAAGAACAATGAAATTGTTAGGAAGAT GGAGGAAGGATTTAGTGTGAGAAAAAGCTATTGTGAGTGGGGCAACGGCCACAATGAGAGAACCCTTCGGAAGTTTGTTTGCAGTAGTGAAGGTTTCCACGAAGAGAAGGAGCTGAAGAGGGAGATTAAGAAGCGGAAGCCACGAAATATTACTCGTGTTGGATGCCCTGCTAAATTTGTGATTGCACGGGATCAGAATACAGGGCAGTGGTATGTGAAGGATTTCATCTATGAACACAACCATCCGATGGCGGAACGAGACCTTGCTTGTCTTCTGCGTTCACATAGAAGAATCAGCGATGAGCCAAAAGCTGATATTGTGGCGATGCAGATTTCTGAGATCCGCAAACACCAGATAATCGATATTATGGAAATACAGTACGGTGGGTATGATAAGGTTGGATTTACAACAAGGGACTGGTATAATTTCTGCCATCACAATAAGGTGGAGACAGTTGCTGCTGGTGGTGCTCAAACAGTCATCAGTAACCTGATAGAATGCAGACGTAGGGATCCGGATTTCTTCTTCGACTATAAGACTAATGAGAAAGGGCACCTCAagggactgctctggtgtgatagTCAATGTCGGCTTGATTATGCAACATTTGGTGATGTCGTTGTATTTGATAGCACGTACAAAATGAATCGGTACAACCTGCCCCTTGATCCTTTTGTTGGG AGAGCAATCGGGCTGGTGTGGCCGAATTCATCACATAGGCTATGCATATGGAATATTGAGCAGAACATTATGCGTAATCTTCACAATGATGGTGTGAAGGATGGTTTCAGGTATTTCCTTTATGAGTATTGCTCCATAGAAGAGATTGAGAGGAAATGGCTAGAATTCTTGGATAAGCATAACATTATAGATAAGGAGTCGTGGCTGTATCAGATTTATGAGAGGAGGGAAATCTG TAATGAAGCGAATCTAGACTTTCAAGCATCGAATTATTTGCCATGCTTAGAACCAGATGCTTCAATTACTGAGAAAGAGGCTGCGAAATTGTTCACACCAACAGTTTTTGCCACGGTGCAGTTCAGCATAAAAGCAGCCAAAAAGTGTTTTGCGAGAGAGATTCTAGATGGCTATGATACGATTAAGTATATTGTTGGCTGGGATGATAAAGGAGACGGAGAATACCATGTGTAA